One Bacillota bacterium DNA segment encodes these proteins:
- a CDS encoding histidine kinase dimerization/phosphoacceptor domain -containing protein: MSTILVVDDHVMSRQVLKNLLGYTGHRALEAGDGSAALALAYSECPDLIITDIVMPTMDGFEFVRRLRAEMSLKETPVIFYTATYRLPEALRVGEAYGKCCVIHKPSDPPFILQTVNEMLGFSLPGSALPPTTDCFFPGPSNADLLQSVGLQHAALMDLSFHLVGQRKPAALLDTFCRAMRDILRCEHALLAVLEDNEQPRYFRGRGKNEPLDVSPAESLPVAEILEQVVARRSKLLQHRPPNTEGVPGLRPPFGSFLVVPFATPRRVYGWFCVADKLDRSPFNDGDGEITVALCAQAAIAYENIRLVEELQLRAVQLEESLLETKTLFKELCHRTKNNMQIISSLINLHILATKDAGIVQPFKEMQNRIQAMALVHEKLYKSQDLYNIDVASYIEDLTKAILAGLNNDARNVTLKMDIESVPFSMNLAIPCGLIINELMSNALKYAFPNGNAGQINIAVRPLSGDDMELVFSDNGTGLPDNLDIKKAKSLGLKVVYNLAVRQLNGKIELERDKGTKYRIRFRKNQSNGEVKHGYREKSLNSGR, encoded by the coding sequence ATGTCTACCATTTTAGTCGTCGACGATCACGTGATGAGCCGGCAGGTCCTTAAAAACCTTCTCGGATACACGGGCCATCGAGCGCTGGAAGCCGGCGACGGCTCGGCGGCGCTGGCGCTTGCATACTCCGAGTGTCCCGACCTGATTATAACCGATATAGTCATGCCGACTATGGACGGATTTGAATTTGTTAGACGGCTGCGTGCCGAGATGAGCCTGAAGGAGACGCCGGTCATCTTCTATACCGCCACATACCGGCTGCCGGAAGCACTCCGCGTGGGCGAGGCATACGGGAAGTGTTGCGTCATCCACAAACCTTCAGACCCGCCCTTCATTCTCCAGACTGTAAACGAGATGCTGGGGTTTTCACTTCCCGGAAGCGCATTGCCGCCGACAACGGACTGCTTCTTCCCCGGCCCCTCGAACGCCGATCTCCTCCAGAGCGTCGGACTGCAACATGCGGCACTGATGGATCTCAGCTTTCACCTGGTGGGCCAGCGCAAGCCGGCGGCGCTGCTGGACACGTTCTGCCGGGCGATGCGGGATATTCTGAGGTGCGAGCATGCACTGCTTGCGGTGCTGGAGGACAATGAACAGCCCCGCTATTTTCGAGGGCGCGGCAAAAACGAACCGCTCGACGTCTCTCCGGCCGAATCGCTTCCTGTGGCGGAAATCCTGGAACAAGTGGTGGCCCGGCGCTCCAAACTTTTGCAGCACCGGCCGCCGAACACTGAGGGGGTGCCAGGTCTCCGGCCGCCTTTTGGATCTTTCCTTGTTGTTCCCTTCGCCACCCCGCGCCGTGTCTACGGCTGGTTTTGTGTGGCGGACAAGCTCGACCGCTCGCCGTTTAATGACGGGGACGGGGAGATAACCGTCGCGCTCTGTGCTCAGGCCGCCATCGCCTACGAAAATATCAGACTCGTGGAAGAACTGCAACTCCGCGCCGTTCAACTTGAAGAATCCCTGCTCGAAACAAAAACCCTGTTTAAAGAGCTTTGCCACAGGACGAAGAACAACATGCAGATCATTTCCAGCCTCATTAATCTTCATATCCTCGCAACAAAGGATGCGGGAATCGTACAACCCTTCAAAGAGATGCAGAACAGGATCCAGGCAATGGCGCTTGTGCATGAAAAGCTGTATAAATCGCAAGATCTGTACAATATTGATGTCGCGAGTTACATAGAGGACCTTACGAAAGCGATATTAGCGGGCCTCAATAACGATGCCAGGAATGTTACGTTAAAAATGGACATTGAAAGCGTTCCCTTTTCTATGAATCTGGCGATCCCTTGCGGGCTTATTATTAACGAGCTCATGTCGAATGCCCTGAAATATGCCTTCCCTAACGGCAATGCCGGGCAAATCAATATCGCGGTTCGCCCCCTTAGCGGCGATGACATGGAACTGGTTTTCTCTGATAACGGCACAGGTTTGCCGGATAACCTGGATATCAAGAAAGCGAAATCATTGGGGTTAAAGGTCGTTTACAATCTGGCCGTAAGGCAGCTTAACGGGAAGATAGAACTTGAGAGGGACAAGGGTACAAAATACCGCATACGATTCAGAAAAAACCAAAGCAATGGAGAAGTGAAGCATGGCTATAGGGAAAAAAGTCTTAATAGTGGAAGATGA
- a CDS encoding AAA family ATPase, producing MVISNYEIEEKMAEAPQAAIYKAYHKKNPGRPLVLKILKAVSLSEYKQAQFRQRIEHLRVLNDPLVITPVSFSVKDGICFITQDHFDGVTLKSLTEANPRISLSDFFTIACRLSRALDAVHEAGIIHGGVKTGNILVDTSTLDIRLIDFISAVDVRDVSHFIYDRSFVRETLSYTSLEQTGRINHRVVFSSDLYSLGIVFYELLTGRLPFLSDDPLELIHSHLAKEAPKVHELNPNIPVALSKIIAKLMLKQPEKRYQSGSGLLADLIRCRDEFSAIGTIREFPLEKSVCTKRVTFISKMVSRDREAEIILQEYEQAARGTFRSLFISGLSGIGKTRLIQELQKPIVKHRGYFTSGKFDVYQKNIPYSSLIQALKNLMRTFLTESDERVALWKNKILKAVGRNGKVLTDVIPELEILIGPQPGVKQLPPLESLNRFHDVFDRFLTCLASEENPLTLFIDDLQWCDVASFDFLTNILANYKDHPYLFLLGAYRHNEVDPSHPLSIMGLQLGEQEEFEQAFRYEDLARDLSARYPNTFGATRGMNGIVWCNMHSRSHPKQIVDYCLKSIQCGKNCGDLYNAGLSYGPLMWNLQVQGADLSIIEDVARECLQFSNRYHLSFSVGLAEAVQAGCVEPMKKDYSPVSMEEKLRQWERDNHIASAGSYYVNMALTHYYFGEHEEAEKYLVGVRRYLSGLTDNVLKRQWHVFLVLNALKLYEKGTGCKNEHELLAEIRPFIKKIETWAGLGPLLAPYLAFLYAELERVTGEFKKARGLYLDAINTAHEQKYTLLEGHLNECLGELLLQAGQCSERVYFVEAARLYRKCRAERKQSSLIEKYPEYFEEEKTAYPHLEVEPPSSSYTLPDLDFEYLMKLSLAISAEIEQEALLKKIMNVVIESSGAKHGYLLIAEEGNLIIRAESHITGNEAVRTLNENLEDASDICKAIVRYVYRTGERLILNNASQEGAFKDNPEVQSMQLRSVLCLPVIKQSKMIGILYLENRLSDAVFTSEKTQMTELLTSQVAISLENARLLDEMKLSASK from the coding sequence ATGGTGATCTCTAATTATGAAATCGAAGAGAAGATGGCTGAAGCTCCTCAAGCTGCGATTTACAAGGCGTACCATAAAAAAAATCCAGGCCGGCCGCTGGTGCTCAAGATCTTGAAAGCGGTCAGCCTGTCTGAATACAAACAGGCCCAATTCAGGCAAAGAATAGAGCACCTCAGGGTCTTAAACGACCCCCTGGTGATTACACCCGTTTCATTCAGCGTGAAAGACGGTATCTGCTTTATAACCCAGGACCATTTTGACGGGGTCACCCTCAAGAGTCTGACGGAAGCGAACCCCCGGATTTCTTTAAGCGATTTTTTCACCATAGCCTGCAGGCTCAGCCGGGCGCTGGATGCAGTCCACGAAGCGGGAATCATCCACGGCGGCGTTAAGACCGGCAATATCCTCGTCGACACCAGCACGCTCGACATCCGGTTGATAGACTTCATCAGCGCCGTGGATGTGAGGGATGTAAGCCATTTTATTTATGACCGTTCTTTTGTGAGGGAAACCCTGTCCTATACCTCCCTGGAACAGACCGGGCGCATTAACCACCGGGTGGTTTTTTCTTCAGACCTGTATTCTCTGGGGATTGTGTTCTATGAGTTGCTGACCGGTCGTCTTCCGTTCCTGTCCGATGATCCCCTCGAGTTGATCCATTCCCACCTTGCCAAGGAAGCGCCCAAGGTCCACGAACTGAATCCCAACATTCCCGTCGCCCTGAGTAAAATCATCGCCAAACTGATGCTCAAACAGCCGGAAAAACGCTACCAGAGCGGCAGCGGGCTCCTTGCCGACCTCATCCGGTGCAGGGATGAATTTTCGGCCATCGGCACCATACGCGAGTTCCCTCTGGAGAAAAGCGTTTGCACCAAAAGGGTTACCTTCATATCTAAAATGGTCAGCCGCGACAGAGAAGCCGAGATCATCCTTCAGGAATACGAACAGGCCGCCCGGGGTACGTTTCGCTCGTTGTTCATTTCCGGGCTCTCCGGCATCGGAAAGACCCGCCTGATCCAGGAACTGCAGAAGCCGATCGTAAAACACAGGGGCTATTTCACCTCGGGGAAATTCGACGTGTACCAGAAAAACATTCCGTACAGCTCCCTTATCCAGGCGCTCAAAAACCTGATGCGGACCTTTCTGACCGAAAGCGACGAAAGGGTTGCGCTCTGGAAAAACAAGATATTGAAAGCCGTGGGCAGAAACGGAAAGGTGCTGACGGACGTAATTCCGGAACTCGAAATCCTGATCGGCCCTCAACCCGGAGTCAAGCAGCTTCCTCCGCTAGAATCGCTCAACAGGTTCCATGATGTTTTCGACCGGTTTCTGACCTGCCTGGCAAGCGAGGAGAATCCGCTGACCCTTTTTATAGACGATCTTCAGTGGTGCGACGTCGCCTCTTTCGACTTCCTGACGAATATTTTAGCCAACTATAAGGACCACCCCTACCTCTTTTTATTGGGGGCTTACCGCCATAACGAGGTGGACCCGAGCCACCCCCTCAGCATCATGGGGCTTCAACTGGGAGAACAGGAAGAGTTCGAACAGGCTTTCAGATACGAAGACCTTGCCCGCGACCTGTCTGCCAGATACCCGAACACCTTCGGCGCTACCCGCGGGATGAACGGGATCGTATGGTGCAACATGCACTCGCGAAGCCACCCGAAGCAGATCGTGGATTATTGTCTCAAGTCGATCCAGTGCGGCAAGAACTGCGGCGATCTGTACAACGCGGGCCTTTCATACGGCCCGTTGATGTGGAACCTTCAGGTCCAGGGAGCGGACCTGTCTATCATCGAAGACGTCGCCAGGGAGTGTCTTCAGTTCTCGAACAGATACCATTTGTCATTCTCCGTAGGTCTTGCCGAAGCGGTGCAGGCGGGCTGTGTCGAGCCGATGAAAAAAGACTATTCACCTGTGTCCATGGAAGAAAAACTGAGGCAGTGGGAGCGGGATAACCACATCGCTTCTGCCGGAAGTTATTATGTTAACATGGCCCTGACGCATTATTATTTCGGCGAGCATGAGGAGGCCGAAAAGTACCTGGTCGGCGTCCGGCGGTACCTGTCGGGTCTTACAGACAACGTGCTGAAAAGACAATGGCATGTCTTTCTGGTTTTAAACGCGCTTAAACTGTATGAAAAGGGCACAGGCTGTAAGAACGAGCATGAATTGCTTGCGGAAATCCGGCCTTTTATTAAAAAGATCGAGACCTGGGCCGGTTTAGGACCTTTACTGGCACCCTATCTTGCCTTTCTTTATGCCGAATTGGAAAGGGTTACAGGCGAGTTTAAAAAGGCCAGGGGTCTTTACCTTGATGCTATAAACACCGCGCATGAACAAAAGTATACGCTTCTGGAAGGGCATCTCAACGAGTGCCTCGGCGAGCTTCTCCTTCAGGCCGGTCAGTGTTCCGAAAGGGTATACTTTGTCGAGGCGGCGCGTCTGTACAGGAAATGCCGTGCAGAACGAAAACAAAGCAGCCTCATCGAAAAATACCCTGAATATTTCGAGGAGGAAAAAACCGCTTATCCGCACTTGGAGGTAGAGCCTCCCTCCTCCTCCTATACCCTGCCCGATCTTGACTTCGAATACCTCATGAAGTTATCCCTCGCCATTTCCGCCGAGATAGAGCAGGAAGCCCTGTTGAAGAAGATTATGAACGTGGTTATCGAGAGCTCGGGGGCGAAGCACGGTTATCTGCTGATCGCAGAAGAAGGCAACCTGATCATCCGCGCGGAAAGTCATATTACAGGAAATGAAGCGGTAAGGACCCTTAATGAAAACCTCGAAGACGCCAGCGACATCTGCAAGGCTATCGTCCGCTACGTATACCGGACCGGAGAACGGTTGATTCTGAACAACGCCTCTCAGGAAGGCGCGTTCAAAGACAATCCGGAGGTCCAAAGCATGCAACTGCGCTCCGTCCTGTGTCTGCCGGTGATCAAGCAATCAAAGATGATAGGGATACTTTACCTCGAAAACCGTCTGTCGGACGCGGTATTTACGTCGGAAAAGACGCAGATGACGGAATTGCTGACGTCACAGGTTGCCATCTCCCTGGAGAACGCGCGGTTGCTGGATGAGATGAAATTATCGGCTTCGAAATAG
- a CDS encoding response regulator, with protein MPYRILVIEDNLTNLELMTYLLRAFNYVVLSAGDGTQGIDLARRKKLDLIICDVHLPKVDGYEVARRLKSHLALRRIPLVAVTALAMVGDRDKVLAAGFDGYIDKPIMPELFVKQIETFLKAGSKCLPF; from the coding sequence ATGCCTTACCGAATCTTGGTTATCGAAGATAACCTTACAAATCTGGAACTGATGACCTATCTGCTGCGGGCCTTCAACTATGTGGTCCTTTCCGCGGGGGACGGCACTCAAGGAATTGATTTGGCGCGCCGGAAGAAGCTCGACCTGATAATCTGCGACGTGCACCTGCCCAAGGTGGACGGCTATGAGGTGGCGCGCCGCCTTAAAAGCCATCTCGCTCTCCGCCGGATTCCTCTGGTGGCGGTTACCGCCCTGGCGATGGTGGGGGACCGCGATAAAGTGCTTGCCGCGGGATTTGACGGCTACATCGATAAACCGATTATGCCGGAGTTGTTTGTAAAGCAAATAGAAACTTTTTTGAAGGCAGGATCAAAATGTCTACCATTTTAG